A section of the Pseudomonas sp. Q1-7 genome encodes:
- a CDS encoding DUF5943 domain-containing protein, whose translation MAKHAPEMPIEVDSETGVWTTDALPMLYVPRHFFVNNHMGIEAELGPERYAEILYKAGYKSAWHWCEKEAECHGLEGVAVFEHYMKRLSQRGWGLFQIESIDLDKGTAQVRLKHSAFVYVYGKVGRKVDYMFTGWFAGAMDQILAARGSSVRTVAEQVYSGSEEGHDDGLFIVKPL comes from the coding sequence ATGGCCAAACACGCCCCCGAAATGCCCATCGAAGTCGACAGCGAAACCGGTGTCTGGACCACCGACGCCCTGCCGATGCTCTACGTGCCCCGTCACTTCTTCGTGAACAACCACATGGGCATCGAAGCCGAGCTGGGCCCGGAGCGCTACGCCGAGATCCTCTACAAGGCCGGCTACAAATCCGCCTGGCACTGGTGCGAGAAGGAAGCCGAATGCCATGGCCTGGAAGGCGTGGCGGTGTTCGAGCACTACATGAAGCGCCTGTCCCAGCGCGGCTGGGGCCTGTTCCAGATCGAATCCATCGACCTCGACAAGGGCACCGCCCAGGTACGCCTGAAGCACTCCGCCTTCGTCTACGTGTACGGCAAGGTGGGCCGCAAGGTCGACTACATGTTCACCGGCTGGTTCGCCGGCGCCATGGACCAGATTCTCGCGGCCCGTGGCAGCAGCGTCCGCACTGTCGCCGAACAGGTCTACAGCGGTTCGGAAGAAGGCCACGACGACGGCCTGTTCATCGTCAAACCCCTGTAA